The sequence below is a genomic window from Saccopteryx leptura isolate mSacLep1 chromosome 3, mSacLep1_pri_phased_curated, whole genome shotgun sequence.
AAAAGATAACTACCGAGAAGCAAGATCTCAGAACCCCACAGAACGGCAGGTTATCCATTGGATGTTAAGGAGAGACTTTAAGGAAGATtatgtgggggtgggaggaagccaGGTGGGGGCTGGTTTGCAGGATCGTTAACCAGATTATGTGCTCTGTTGTGGGTGgttattttaaaagtgtgttaaCCTACATGCACACgcgcatgcgcgcgcacacacacacacacacacacacacactggacagggcttgcttaaggcaaagataaaccttttgctAAAACGGATATACGCCTGGTACATGGCTCCCCATTGGGACCCGCCCAGTTTGGAGTTTCTGATCAGCTCACCCTGGTACTTTCCATAGAAGCTCATTTCAGAGGCCATGCTGGAGATGGCACAGGGAAATAAAGCGGACACTGCCCCGGGCTTTGCAGAGCCGTCATTTTGGCATCCCTTAAAAGACAACCTGGAGTCACAGAGAAGAAGGACTGGAGGGAAGAAAGCCATGCCACAAACAGTGATGTCAGGGCCATTGGAGGGACCCTTCAAGGCAGACTAGATAGGTCGGGGCGACTGATGGAGGCCAAAGGAGAGACTCCCTGTCCTGGGGGGGGAGAGCTTCCCCAGAACTATCTGAGGAGCTGGCTGAGGCTTTCCCCTCCTGCCCTGGCATAACGCTGGCCCCACCGGAGCCAAAGGCTGGGAGGGAGCCCCAGTGAGGGCAGGAGGCCAGCCACCTCTGCTCTTCCTTAGGACTTGGCCTTTCCTGAGAGCAACAAAATTCTTTTACCTGCAATTCATGGAGGTATGTCAAGTGACAGTATCCTGAAGGAGCTTTATGGGATACGGGATGAACCGTAATGAAGGGCCTTCTGAGTACCTGAATTGTGCTGTGCACTCCCTGCCCACAGGAAGCTAGAGACCACGAGGGACTTAGTGTCACGGGATAGAAAGGAGGAAGGACAGGCTGCTGCTGAGCTCACATCACGGCAGGCCCTGGGGAGGAGCCAGGGATTTCTGGGCAGGACagatggagaggaggggtgggcagACCACCTGCAAACGAAGAACttagaggaagagaaagcagtcCTGGGGAGCGAGACTAGAGCCTCAGGGTCTGGGTGCAAATCCTGGCTCGCGGACTCCCCTGGCTCTGTGACCTGACTGGCTCCACACCCGATGAGGAGGGTCCTCCAAATAGACTGGACCATATGGGGCAGGGCTGTTGATGAGTTAATACACACGAAGGACTCATAACTGTGCCTGAGACCCCATTGCCACCATCAGCGTTGGGCCCACGCTAAGACCTGGCCGGAGGTCTAAAGGGAGGGTTCCAGCACCAAGGACCTTTGgagaacaaccaaggtgccgaaCGCCACTGGCTCATGTACTGGCAGGCTCcagagcccagccctgcccttctTGTGCCCTTTGTAGATAACAGGCTGTGGGTTGTCCCATCTTATCATCGCCGCTCTGAAGATAGGACAGCAGTCATGCCTAGGCCTTGGGCTTGCTGCCACCACCAGCATCCATTTTTCAAACTCCCTACCCACTTCATAGAGGAAAGAATCTAGGGTCCCTGTGAAGTGGTTCTCAGAAGCTGACGCTGAATTTCAGGACTATAAAAACCCCACCTCCCCACTGGGAGACCCAGGGTGCTATGGAGGAGAAGGTGGGTTGCTGTGGATCTCTCTGGAAAGATGCACATGCTCTTGAGTTCCTGGGCTGGAAGGGACTCTACCTGGTAAGAACCCCCAAAGGGCAGAGAAAGGCTCATGAGGACCCTGCCTGCAGGGCTCCCGTGACCTGTGCGTCTGCTGCCCCTGCACCATTCTCCTTGGCCGTCTCATCTGGGGGCTGCTCTCTTGCCCTTTTCCCCTGAGCATGCATCTCCCTCTCTGCCACAGACAGTTCATCAAGGCCTGCAAGACGGGCAACATGGACCAGGCCCTGTCCCTGTGGTTTCTCCTGGGCTGGATTGGCGGAGACTCCTGCAACCTCATCGGCTCTTTCCTGGCTGACCAGCTGCCCCTGCAGGTGGGCTGGCCCCGGGCAGGGTGGGCTACCTAGGATAGCCATGGCAGAGGCTTGGGGGCCACCAGCAGGAAACACCGGCCAAGGCTCCAGAATCCTGAGCTGTTGTTCTGTTATATGAGGGCCCCATACTGTACAGAGAGCCCTGTGCCCTGCCGTGCAGTATGTCAATGGGCTGGTCACTGCCCTTCTCTGGGCCTGTTTCCCCATCTCCAAAATGAGCACATCAACCCAGAGGACCACTAGTGTCTCACTGCTGAGGTGCTATGACCCTGTTGGGGCGTGGGGTGGGAGGCCAGAGGAGAAAGGTGTTCCCTGGAGAGGCCCAGGGGCCATCATTCTcttgtgggtgggtgggtggagctgggattcaaaaTTGGGACTCCATTGACTTCCCGAAGGGGACTGTGAAGGCTTAACTGCCCCTGGATGAGGCTGGACCAGAGCCCACACTTACCCTCTGAGTCCATTTTGTCCTAACGAATGGAGCTAGCCATCATTTGCTCCATCTGCTGGGGCCGGATGCTTTCCCTACCTGGTCGCTAGTTCTGCCAGGTAGGAACTGTGATCCCTCCTATTCAGCTAAGCAgacagaagctcagagaggtgcagTGACTTGTTCAGGGTCACCCAGCTGGGATGCAAGAGTGCTGCCCAGTTTTAGGGTGCAGACCCCAGAGCCCAGGACTGAGCCAGCGCCCCCACTTCTCTCGCAGACCTACACGGCAGTGTACTACGTCCTGGCAGACCTGGTGATGCTGTTCCTGTACTTCTATCACAAGTTTAAGAGGCGCCCTTCTCTGTGTGAGTACAGTGGTCCCTCTGTGTCCAGCACATTAGGGACAGCTGGGAGTTTGGGAGGAAGCGGTTGTCCCATTGCTGGGTGATAAACCCTCGGGAGGGCTTCATTGGGCCTTATCTGAAAGCCTGAGGCCTGATCAGTGAAGATAGAGGCCTGTGGCAATGAGCACATCCTGGCAGGGGCACGGGGGTTCCCTGCACTTAAGTTCTTACTCTTCTGTGGCTGGCCCTGGGCTTGGAGCTCGGGAAACGAGTGCAGGGCACACAGGCCGTCACTGCCTTCGAGGATTCAGCAGAGGCCAGAGCTGAGGTCAGAGCAAGGGCTGTGTGAGACATGGCCCAAGGCACTGCTCTCGATAACCTCCCTCTGGACCTCACTGTCCTGATTGTATCACTTTTACAACCCCAGGAGAAGGATACTATTATTATACCCATTCTATAGATGAGGAattaaagctcagagaggttgggccacttgcccaaggtcacacagccatcaAAAATCaatcccaggcctgacctgtggtagcgcagtggataaagcgtcgacctggaacgctgaggtcgccggttcaaaacccagggcttaccgggtcaaggcacatatgggagttgatgcttcctgctcctcccccctttctctctctctctctgtctctttttctaaaatgaatttaaaaaaaaaatttttttttaaatcaatcccAGTCAGCTGCCACTCAGATACCTAACTTGAACTTCTCTCCTGCCTCATGTCCAGTGTCTGCCCCAATCAACTCCTTGCTGTTGTTCACCGTGGGACTGGCGTGTACCACCCCACTGCTGAGCAGCGCTGGTGCTATGGCTGCCCCGAGGGAGGTCTTCAGGGGGCGGAAGCTGCTGTCTGTGGAACCAGGCAATAAGGTGAGGTGTGAGCATGTAATGGGAGGCTGGTGGGTGGGAGGCTGGCGTCAAGGGCCCTCCCCTGCGTGGCCACCTGAGTGGGGGAACTGTGCTCTAAGAAGGAGCTTGGGGACCTTGCCCTGCAGCTccggcccctggtgggcactgagcagttcctccttccttctcagccCTTCAGTCGGCAGGAAATCATTGGCTTTGTCATTGGCTCCATCTCCAGCGTGCTGTACCTGTTCTCGCGGCTGCCGCAGATCCGCATCAACGTGAGCCTTGGGCAGGGCCGGGCCGAGCGGACGAGCAGAGGCGGCCTGGCAGCTTGGGCCTCTGGGTTGAGGAGTAGCACAGTGCGGAGGCTGGGTCCACATTCACTTTGGGCTTGGGCAACTTAACTCAATTTTCCAAGCCTCAGTTTGTACCTCTGGAAAATGGTCATGATTCTGCACGCCATCCAGGGGTCCACGTGACCTGTGTGAGTCACAGGGAAGTAGGAGGTCAGGTGAGAGCAAGGGGCTGAGCTTAGAGgcctgagaggagaggagaaggtggGGCATCTGGGATTGGAGTGGGGGCTGCTCACTGGGCAGTGAGCATCTGCGTGGGGCTGGAGAGCAGGGCCTTGTGGGCCAGCAGGCACAGTGCAGCCACGGTCTCCTGTGGAcctggggaggggcctgggagAGGTGGCCAAAGTGCAATGGGAGTTGGGCCCTGGAATGGGTTGGTTTGTGTGCCAGGCCCACGTTGAACACTGGGCATACAGTGAAAAGTCAGCCTAAGACTACACACACAGTGTGACGGGGCAGATGGATACACGGACAGTCACAATCCACCGTGACGAGCCCTGTCTGAGGTCTCTGACCCCACCCCCTCACCTCCAGTTCCTGCGGAAGTCAACCCAGGGCATCTCCTACTCGCTGTTCGCCTTGGTGATGCTGGGGAACACGCTGTATGGGCTGAGCGTGCTGCTCAAAAACCCCGAGGAGGGCCAGAGCGAGGGCAGCTACCTGCTGCACCACCTGCCCTGGCTCGTGGGCAGCCTGGGCATGCTGCTGTTCGACACCATCGTATCCTTCAGGGTGTGCAGGACCGGTGGGGAGGTGGGCACAGCAGCTTCTGTCTGCTCACAGCTTCTACATCcacccaaccatccatccatccactcatccacccacccctccacacCTCCATCCACccaaccatccacccatccatccatccactcatccacccacctctccacacctccatccacccatccatctatccatccacccattcatctacccatccacccattcatctacccatccacccatccatctacccatccacccatccatccatccacccatccatgtatctatctacccatccatctatccgtcCACCCattcatctacccatccacccattcatctacccatccacccatccatctacccatccacccatccacccatccatccatccacacatccatccacccatccatccgaATCAAACCTGTCTGCCATGCTTCCCACCAGGCACTTGATCCAGTAGTGAGTGTAAGCAGGATGGCCTGGCCTCAGGAAACTTGCAGCTCAAGGACACATGTAATTATAAATACTTAACTACAGTCTGCAGTGACACTGAGTGCCACAGAGAAAACTGCCAGAGTATATGACCAGGGCTCTGTGCTGCTTTAAAGGCTCAGCAGAGGTCTCCACAGGTGCCATTTGAACTGTGTCCTAAAGGATAAGTTAGGCAAAGGCAAAAGAGGGATGTTCCAGCtcagcctgtgcaaaggccctgaggaacAGGGGAAGGGGGGCAGGGAATCAGGTCATGCAGGCCCGTGGCAACACATGTGAGTTAAAGTTTGAAAAGCTTGGGTCCAAATTCTGGCTCCACTGCTTCATAGCTGTGTGACACTGAGCAAACtgttaacctctctgtgcttccgtATCTTCATCTGCATGGTCGAGTTCAGTCCCTGTCTCACCAAGATAATGGGGCGACTTGGTCCGGAAGCACTGCAAAATGACAGAATGGGACCTAATTTGGATCTTATTTGGGAGAAACTAAATGTGACCGTTATTTCAACATTTGCTGAGCCCCCGTTAGGTACAATGAGAGAAAAGTAGAAGCTCACccgaaactaacataatattgaatgtcaaaaggaaaaaaggaaagtttaAACTCTAGTGCCTTCAAATGGCCCCAGCTACCTGGTGAAACTCCAGGACGGTGCAGGGTGAGAGGAAGGCAAGGTCATGGGGCTGGAGTCAGGAGgactgcctgagggaggaggaaCCTGGGGCTGGACTGGAACAATGGAGTTGGGCTAGGGAAGGTGCAGGAGAGCAGAGCTGGAGGTCATGGCTGGCCCTTCCCACTGGCCAGAGCAGgacccagagggagggagagaggggaagtcCCTGTGGATAGAGCCATGGCCCCGGGGGCAGATCCAGCCCAGTCTCTGCGTGGTTAGGCCTTGACGGCGCCCCCTCCAGATCTCCATACAGTTCCTGCTGTACAGGGATGCCAGGGATGCCACCCCCTCCTCGGAGCAGGAGCCCCTCCTCCCGGGCTGACCAGGACCCAGGCCAAACCCAGATGACCGGGCTGTCCAGATGCCACATCAGGAAGGAGGAGTGTGGGCAGTCACAGTGCTGCGGCCCCTGGACTCGGCTGAGGAGGAGGATGGGCTGGGTGGGGGGGCCCGTACTCCTAATGCAGCTGCCGGCTCCCCTGCTGCCAAACCTCCTGGGCTGGCTCTTCCAGGAGCAAGACAGCCCCCAGGGTTTGAGGCAGCTGTCCCTGGGGCTGCATGTGGGACCTCCCTCCTCAAATAAGGAGCAGCTGCCCCTTGGCTCACCTACCTCATTCTGCAGCTGTCCCCTTGGGGAGGGACACAGCTGCCGCCAGGGTACCCAGGACGGTGGCCGGACTGCAGCCAGCCTAGTAAACGGTATTTCCCAGCGAGGCCTGTTCTGTTGCTCCTTTCTAAGGTGCTGGGGTTGGGCTGCTCTGGGAACAGTGGCGGATGGGCATCTGGACCCCTCCTTCCAGGGCCCAGGTGGGGCCTAAAGGGTCAGGCTCTGGGAGAGCCAAACAGGAGGCGACCAAGTCTGCTGGCTAGCTTCCTGGTGGCCTCTCATTTCTTCAACCTGCTTCTCTGTGACTCTACACCTGGTTGTGTGGACACAGCAGTGAGAATGACGGTGCACTCAGGAGGAGGGAGGATAGTTAAGGTACAAATCTTAGTTCTGTATCTTAACTTTATTGTACCTCAGTtactttatctgtgaaatgggatgacAATATTACCACTTCCTGTGTCCTTATGGGACGGTGTGATTGTGGAAGTTAGCCTCACATTCTGGCATGTAGTAAGAGCTCAATAAAGGTTAGCTTTGATAATTTTTAGTTGGAGGAGAGGGACAACCAGATCCTCCTGGAGATCAGGGAgaccttcctggaggaggtgacatggCAGAATGATGAGCAGGAGATAACCAGGGGAAAGGTGGGAGTGTTGCAGgccagaggaagagaagggacagagcaggtgggaaaggaggagaggaaggcagggctcAGGCCTGAGCTCTGGTTCCTGGGCCCAACCCCTGTCTTCCAGACTCTGTTCTGAGTCCACCTTCCTGTTGGCAGTGACCCTGAGGTGGGTGCCTGAGGACAGAGGGGCTTGCTCTCGCCCCTGCTGCCCACTTCAGGCTCCCAGGCTGTGGGTGCCTTCAGGGTGGGTTGGCTGGGAGAGTGCCCTGTTCAGTGGAAAATGTGGTTGTAGTGGTTCAATACGATGGGCTTGCAGGCTTGGGCCCCAGTACCTGGCATGTGGTAGGTACCTGGTAAATAAATGGTGGTTACCTGACTTATCCAGTACCTGCCACCTCCCCAGGTTCCTCCCAAAAGCAGCCAGACCAGTCTGAAGGGTTCCACTGCACTGACTGGGCCATGCTCTCTGGGGGTCGGGATCCCTGGGTGAGAGGCCCACAGGTGGGTTGCCTTTCTCCCTGGGTCTTAACACCTCTTGCTCCTTGCTGCAGGCAAGGGGTGCTCATCTTTGGTGTGGTCTAACTGTTGAATGAGATGCTATAAATGAAAATGCCTTGCACAATACCTGGTCCCCGTGGTCCCCATATCTTTGCAGGGGGGACAAGAACAGCTGGCTGGCAGGCAGGCAGCATtctgcaaaaaaacaaaaggaatgacCCAGCACTTGGTCGCAGGCCCTCGCAGCCTGGGGTTCCCCTTGGTTAT
It includes:
- the SLC66A1 gene encoding lysosomal amino acid transporter 1 homolog — encoded protein: MVWKNLGSGNFSNCPNGSRQWIWDVLGECAKDGWDEASVGLGLISIVCFAASTFPQFIKACKTGNMDQALSLWFLLGWIGGDSCNLIGSFLADQLPLQTYTAVYYVLADLVMLFLYFYHKFKRRPSLLSAPINSLLLFTVGLACTTPLLSSAGAMAAPREVFRGRKLLSVEPGNKPFSRQEIIGFVIGSISSVLYLFSRLPQIRINFLRKSTQGISYSLFALVMLGNTLYGLSVLLKNPEEGQSEGSYLLHHLPWLVGSLGMLLFDTIISIQFLLYRDARDATPSSEQEPLLPG